One part of the Alosa alosa isolate M-15738 ecotype Scorff River chromosome 4, AALO_Geno_1.1, whole genome shotgun sequence genome encodes these proteins:
- the LOC125292853 gene encoding tumor protein D54-like isoform X23, producing MDSVNNGFGSARMTGSMEGATGGTLPPGLTEEEAEELRVELTKVEDEIQTLRQVLAAKERHAGDIKRQLGISPLNEIKQNISKGWQDVQSSNAYKKTQETLSQAGQVTSAALSSMGAAISERIGTMRLGYSVHHSLSMPSMR from the exons ATGGATTCTGTTAATAATG GTTTTGGAAGTGCCAGGATGACCGGGTCAATGGAGGGTGCCACCGGTGGAACCCTGCCCCCTGGTCTCACTGAAGAGGAAGCAGAGGAGTTGAGAGTGGAACTCACTAAG GTGGAGGATGAGATTCAGACTTTAAGGCAGGTCTTGGCTGCTAAGGAGAGGCATGCTGGAGACATCAAAAGACAACTGGGTATCAGTCCGCTCAACGAGATCAAACAGAACATCTCAAAGGGATGGCAGGATGTCCAGTCCTCCAATGC GTATAAGAAGACCCAGGAGACTCTCTCCCAGGCAGGCCAGGTGACCTCTGCAGCCTTGTCCAGCATGGGTGCAGCCATCAGCGAGAGAATTGGGACCATGAG ACTTGGTTACTCCGTGCATCACTCCTTAAGTATGCCATCTATGAGGTAA
- the LOC125292853 gene encoding tumor protein D54-like isoform X8, producing MDSVNNGFGSARMTGSMEGATGGTLPPGLTEEEAEELRVELTKVEDEIQTLRQVLAAKERHAGDIKRQLGISPLNEIKQNISKGWQDVQSSNAYLTASATLDDISQSDAYKKTQETLSQAGQVTSAALSSMGAAISERIGTMRALPFYNTPRLGYSVHHSLSMPSMRSSPSFRSFEDRVGSLRVTCLSYLCLL from the exons ATGGATTCTGTTAATAATG GTTTTGGAAGTGCCAGGATGACCGGGTCAATGGAGGGTGCCACCGGTGGAACCCTGCCCCCTGGTCTCACTGAAGAGGAAGCAGAGGAGTTGAGAGTGGAACTCACTAAG GTGGAGGATGAGATTCAGACTTTAAGGCAGGTCTTGGCTGCTAAGGAGAGGCATGCTGGAGACATCAAAAGACAACTGGGTATCAGTCCGCTCAACGAGATCAAACAGAACATCTCAAAGGGATGGCAGGATGTCCAGTCCTCCAATGC ttACCTTACAGCCTCTGCCACTCTGGACGACATAAGCCAATCTGACGC GTATAAGAAGACCCAGGAGACTCTCTCCCAGGCAGGCCAGGTGACCTCTGCAGCCTTGTCCAGCATGGGTGCAGCCATCAGCGAGAGAATTGGGACCATGAG GGCTCTGCCCTTTTATAACACGCCTAG ACTTGGTTACTCCGTGCATCACTCCTTAAGTATGCCATCTATGAG GAGCTCGCCCTCCTTCAGGTCCTTTGAAGACCGGGTAGGAAGCCTGAGGGTGACATGCCTTTCTTATCTCTGTCTTCTCTGA
- the LOC125292853 gene encoding tumor protein D54-like isoform X4: MTGSMEGATGGTLPPGLTEEEAEELRVELTKVEDEIQTLRQVLAAKERHAGDIKRQLGISPLNEIKQNISKGWQDVQSSNAYLQTKEKLGQWNESITHSNAYLTASATLDDISQSDAYKKTQETLSQAGQVTSAALSSMGAAISERIGTMRALPFYNTPRLGYSVHHSLSMPSMRSSPSFRSFEDRVGSLRVTCLSYLCLL; this comes from the exons ATGACCGGGTCAATGGAGGGTGCCACCGGTGGAACCCTGCCCCCTGGTCTCACTGAAGAGGAAGCAGAGGAGTTGAGAGTGGAACTCACTAAG GTGGAGGATGAGATTCAGACTTTAAGGCAGGTCTTGGCTGCTAAGGAGAGGCATGCTGGAGACATCAAAAGACAACTGGGTATCAGTCCGCTCAACGAGATCAAACAGAACATCTCAAAGGGATGGCAGGATGTCCAGTCCTCCAATGC CTATTTGCAAACCAAAGAGAAACTTGGACAGTGGAATGAAAGCATTACCCACTCAAATGC ttACCTTACAGCCTCTGCCACTCTGGACGACATAAGCCAATCTGACGC GTATAAGAAGACCCAGGAGACTCTCTCCCAGGCAGGCCAGGTGACCTCTGCAGCCTTGTCCAGCATGGGTGCAGCCATCAGCGAGAGAATTGGGACCATGAG GGCTCTGCCCTTTTATAACACGCCTAG ACTTGGTTACTCCGTGCATCACTCCTTAAGTATGCCATCTATGAG GAGCTCGCCCTCCTTCAGGTCCTTTGAAGACCGGGTAGGAAGCCTGAGGGTGACATGCCTTTCTTATCTCTGTCTTCTCTGA
- the LOC125292853 gene encoding tumor protein D54-like isoform X16: protein MDSVNNGFGSARMTGSMEGATGGTLPPGLTEEEAEELRVELTKVEDEIQTLRQVLAAKERHAGDIKRQLGISPLNEIKQNISKGWQDVQSSNAYKKTQETLSQAGQVTSAALSSMGAAISERIGTMRALPFYNTPRLGYSVHHSLSMPSMRSSPSFRSFEDRVGSLRVTCLSYLCLL from the exons ATGGATTCTGTTAATAATG GTTTTGGAAGTGCCAGGATGACCGGGTCAATGGAGGGTGCCACCGGTGGAACCCTGCCCCCTGGTCTCACTGAAGAGGAAGCAGAGGAGTTGAGAGTGGAACTCACTAAG GTGGAGGATGAGATTCAGACTTTAAGGCAGGTCTTGGCTGCTAAGGAGAGGCATGCTGGAGACATCAAAAGACAACTGGGTATCAGTCCGCTCAACGAGATCAAACAGAACATCTCAAAGGGATGGCAGGATGTCCAGTCCTCCAATGC GTATAAGAAGACCCAGGAGACTCTCTCCCAGGCAGGCCAGGTGACCTCTGCAGCCTTGTCCAGCATGGGTGCAGCCATCAGCGAGAGAATTGGGACCATGAG GGCTCTGCCCTTTTATAACACGCCTAG ACTTGGTTACTCCGTGCATCACTCCTTAAGTATGCCATCTATGAG GAGCTCGCCCTCCTTCAGGTCCTTTGAAGACCGGGTAGGAAGCCTGAGGGTGACATGCCTTTCTTATCTCTGTCTTCTCTGA
- the LOC125292853 gene encoding tumor protein D54-like isoform X6 codes for MDSVNNGFGSARMTGSMEGATGGTLPPGLTEEEAEELRVELTKVEDEIQTLRQVLAAKERHAGDIKRQLGISPLNEIKQNISKGWQDVQSSNAYLQTKEKLGQWNESITHSNAYKKTQETLSQAGQVTSAALSSMGAAISERIGTMRALPFYNTPRLGYSVHHSLSMPSMRSSPSFRSFEDRVGSLRVTCLSYLCLL; via the exons ATGGATTCTGTTAATAATG GTTTTGGAAGTGCCAGGATGACCGGGTCAATGGAGGGTGCCACCGGTGGAACCCTGCCCCCTGGTCTCACTGAAGAGGAAGCAGAGGAGTTGAGAGTGGAACTCACTAAG GTGGAGGATGAGATTCAGACTTTAAGGCAGGTCTTGGCTGCTAAGGAGAGGCATGCTGGAGACATCAAAAGACAACTGGGTATCAGTCCGCTCAACGAGATCAAACAGAACATCTCAAAGGGATGGCAGGATGTCCAGTCCTCCAATGC CTATTTGCAAACCAAAGAGAAACTTGGACAGTGGAATGAAAGCATTACCCACTCAAATGC GTATAAGAAGACCCAGGAGACTCTCTCCCAGGCAGGCCAGGTGACCTCTGCAGCCTTGTCCAGCATGGGTGCAGCCATCAGCGAGAGAATTGGGACCATGAG GGCTCTGCCCTTTTATAACACGCCTAG ACTTGGTTACTCCGTGCATCACTCCTTAAGTATGCCATCTATGAG GAGCTCGCCCTCCTTCAGGTCCTTTGAAGACCGGGTAGGAAGCCTGAGGGTGACATGCCTTTCTTATCTCTGTCTTCTCTGA
- the LOC125292853 gene encoding tumor protein D54-like isoform X24, translated as MDSVNNGFGSARMTGSMEGATGGTLPPGLTEEEAEELRVELTKVEDEIQTLRQVLAAKERHAGDIKRQLGISPLNEIKQNISKGWQDVQSSNAYKKTQETLSQAGQVTSAALSSMGAAISERIGTMR; from the exons ATGGATTCTGTTAATAATG GTTTTGGAAGTGCCAGGATGACCGGGTCAATGGAGGGTGCCACCGGTGGAACCCTGCCCCCTGGTCTCACTGAAGAGGAAGCAGAGGAGTTGAGAGTGGAACTCACTAAG GTGGAGGATGAGATTCAGACTTTAAGGCAGGTCTTGGCTGCTAAGGAGAGGCATGCTGGAGACATCAAAAGACAACTGGGTATCAGTCCGCTCAACGAGATCAAACAGAACATCTCAAAGGGATGGCAGGATGTCCAGTCCTCCAATGC GTATAAGAAGACCCAGGAGACTCTCTCCCAGGCAGGCCAGGTGACCTCTGCAGCCTTGTCCAGCATGGGTGCAGCCATCAGCGAGAGAATTGGGACCATGAGGTGA
- the LOC125292853 gene encoding tumor protein D54-like isoform X9 produces MDSVNNGFGSARMTGSMEGATGGTLPPGLTEEEAEELRVELTKVEDEIQTLRQVLAAKERHAGDIKRQLGISPLNEIKQNISKGWQDVQSSNAYLQTKEKLGQWNESITHSNAYLTASATLDDISQSDAYKKTQETLSQAGQVTSAALSSMGAAISERIGTMRLGYSVHHSLSMPSMRSSPSFRSFEDRK; encoded by the exons ATGGATTCTGTTAATAATG GTTTTGGAAGTGCCAGGATGACCGGGTCAATGGAGGGTGCCACCGGTGGAACCCTGCCCCCTGGTCTCACTGAAGAGGAAGCAGAGGAGTTGAGAGTGGAACTCACTAAG GTGGAGGATGAGATTCAGACTTTAAGGCAGGTCTTGGCTGCTAAGGAGAGGCATGCTGGAGACATCAAAAGACAACTGGGTATCAGTCCGCTCAACGAGATCAAACAGAACATCTCAAAGGGATGGCAGGATGTCCAGTCCTCCAATGC CTATTTGCAAACCAAAGAGAAACTTGGACAGTGGAATGAAAGCATTACCCACTCAAATGC ttACCTTACAGCCTCTGCCACTCTGGACGACATAAGCCAATCTGACGC GTATAAGAAGACCCAGGAGACTCTCTCCCAGGCAGGCCAGGTGACCTCTGCAGCCTTGTCCAGCATGGGTGCAGCCATCAGCGAGAGAATTGGGACCATGAG ACTTGGTTACTCCGTGCATCACTCCTTAAGTATGCCATCTATGAG GAGCTCGCCCTCCTTCAGGTCCTTTGAAGACCGG AAGTAA